One Streptomyces sp. ML-6 genomic region harbors:
- a CDS encoding non-ribosomal peptide synthetase translates to MTTNPMMAAASGQRVEQGGFSPAEARIAAVWNAVLGAEVTGAEDEFFRLGGTLPQAAEMARRIGEEFGSEFSAETLPEPLTVRAVASFLAEEALLRARRLFESADFDAGDATDVVDALVAAGAPDDAPAIPRAPRHGHPLPLSFAQHRLWFLDQLEPGRAEYLIPMGLRISGPLDVPALRASLSDLVGRHEVLRTRFVVDVDGNPGQVVDPPRPLPLAVHDLRSVAGRDAREEAAAALVDTEGFRPMDLGTGPMVRALLIRLADEEHLLSLTVHHIAFDGWSVGVLSRELTALYGARVAETAAGLSEPPLQYADFASWQRQWFTGEVLTEQLDYWRARLAGTEPLELPTDRRRPARRSGNGAMLTFRVPAKTADGARRLSKEAGASLFMTLLAVFQTVLARYSGQEDIAVGTPIAGRNRAEIENMVGFFVNTLVMRTDLSGDPVFTELLDRVKDTALGAYDHQDLPFERLVEELAPQRDLSRNPLFQAMFVLQNTPDSQCWELPGLTVRQLGVSAQDSKFDFTFYATEAADGALDGTIVYSTDLFDEATMVRLAGHFETLLAAACAAPDARLSELPMLTAAERRTILGEWNGADTDAPDTVTVTRLIEEQAARRPDAPAVTCGPDRLTYRQLDERAEWIADRLRERGAGPGTLVAVCLDRGTDMVCTLLGIHKSGAAYVPLDPAYPTDRLAHMVEDSGTPLIVTQSAHTGRLPDRTPTLLLDGHRTERAHTASAAPVAQAGPDDVAYVIYTSGSTGRPKGVQITHGALRARMRETRRELGLTSEDRVLQFASIAFDSSVGQMFAPLVSGAALVLRDDTWDPGRLAAALREHRVTVAWLTPSAFGALAADLDGPDALGPQLRLVRLGGEALQREQVRQWFRHCSVPLVNGYGPTEAAQEATTARIDGPVDRVPIGRPVANAKVFVVDRHGRPVPVGVPGEMWIGCPGLARGYLNRPELTDEKFTVVDVDGTPRRVYRTGDLARWLPDGRLEFVGRSDNQVKLRGYRIEPGEIETALLTHPTITGATVVLREDVPGVQRLVAYVVPVGPLDASALRTHLQRDLPDYMVPTAFVPLERIPLTPNGKTDRRALPAPASDRSGLDAAYTEPRTDTERTVTEVWSEVLGVDRIGVHDDFFALGGHSLLATQVVSRLRRRLGADVPVRMLFGAPTPALLAAAVTELDGTEADRIPAAPRHGTPPPLSFAQQRLWFLDQLEPGRAEYLLPFAFRIHGPLDTDALNAAFTAVVARHEILRTRFGTDPTGSPEQLIDPARPVRMLVRDLRRTGDPAAREDALAEVLREDGLRPVDLGTGPMLRALLVRLADEEHVLAVTVHHIAFDGWSVGVLVRELSARYAEALSGHAGTPGPDPLPVQYADYAVWQRGWLSGAPLERQLSYWRDQLDGLEPLELPTDHARPTERGGRGEVVRFSVPAEVAARARAVSAESGASLFMTLLATFQLLLARYSGQRDIGVGSPVAGRNRAETEELIGFFVNTLVLRTDLSGDPAFTELLDRVKDTALGAYDHQDLPFERLVEELAPDRDLSRNPLFQTMFALQNTPGADAWNLPGLTAEPVESPVRDAKFDLSMYLAEAADGTLEGAVVYADDLFTEDTARRLAGHFTNLLAAATIRPHSALSELEMLDAGERHRVLTEWNDTASPVPATTLHQLFEQRAAQDPDAVAVVCGTESLTYRQLDERANRLAHRLRAVPGIGPDVPVGVCLERSPAMVWTLLGILKAGAAYVPLDPEHPEERLAYLVTDSGAPLIVTDLAHAALLPAGPELLTVDRPTDLPDTLPTDAPEPVADPGDLCYLIYTSGSTGRPKGVRIEHRGVVNYLAGMQHAFPIAPGEGFLQATPLSFDVSAYEIFWPLWQGATVVLVPGSDRLDMTEVSRLMRAHRVVGLHFVPSLLDMFVSGARPEDCAHLRYAFASGEPLQPTLVSRFTEKLPGDLINLYGATEVSVDTTYWRASRTDPTGPVLAGRPMVNQTVYVLDPDRRPVPAGVLGEVYLGGDSVGRGYHQRPDLTAERFVTDPFRGGRMYRTGDLGRFTADGELDLLGRIDRQVKLRGVRVELGEIEATLLTHDTVGVCAVVVREDTPGDKRLVAYCVPAPGTTADIGALREWAAERLPRAMMPSTFAILPELPLNRNGKVDHAALPAPGNDGDSTAGYTAPRDEIEAEIAGIMAAVLGVERVGIHEGFFEAGGHSLLALQLVNQVESVTGVRIGLRRLFQSPTVIGIKQQLVELFDAQEQLS, encoded by the coding sequence ATGACGACGAACCCGATGATGGCCGCGGCCTCCGGCCAGCGGGTCGAGCAGGGCGGTTTCTCTCCCGCGGAAGCCCGCATCGCGGCAGTGTGGAATGCGGTGCTCGGTGCCGAGGTGACCGGGGCGGAGGACGAATTCTTCCGGCTCGGCGGCACCCTTCCGCAGGCGGCGGAAATGGCGCGCCGGATCGGGGAGGAATTCGGTTCGGAATTCAGTGCGGAAACACTGCCGGAGCCGTTGACGGTGCGGGCGGTGGCCTCGTTCCTCGCGGAGGAAGCCCTGTTGCGGGCCCGCCGGCTTTTCGAGTCGGCCGACTTCGATGCCGGGGACGCGACGGACGTCGTGGACGCCCTGGTGGCGGCCGGGGCCCCGGACGACGCCCCGGCCATACCCCGTGCGCCCCGGCACGGACACCCGCTGCCGCTGTCGTTCGCGCAGCACCGACTGTGGTTCCTGGACCAGTTGGAGCCCGGCCGGGCCGAATACCTGATCCCCATGGGACTGCGCATCAGCGGCCCGCTGGACGTCCCGGCACTGCGCGCGTCGCTGTCGGACCTGGTGGGCCGGCACGAGGTGCTGCGCACCCGCTTCGTCGTCGATGTGGACGGGAACCCCGGCCAGGTCGTCGACCCGCCCCGACCGCTGCCGCTCGCCGTTCATGACCTGCGGTCCGTCGCCGGGCGGGACGCCCGCGAGGAGGCGGCCGCCGCCCTCGTGGACACCGAGGGCTTCCGGCCGATGGACCTCGGCACCGGACCGATGGTGCGTGCGTTGCTGATCCGGCTGGCCGACGAGGAGCACCTGCTCTCTCTGACGGTGCATCACATTGCTTTCGACGGATGGTCGGTGGGGGTGCTGTCCCGGGAACTGACCGCGCTGTACGGTGCGCGGGTCGCGGAAACGGCCGCCGGACTGTCCGAACCTCCCCTCCAGTACGCCGACTTCGCGTCCTGGCAGCGCCAGTGGTTCACCGGCGAGGTACTGACGGAGCAACTGGACTACTGGCGCGCCCGACTGGCCGGCACCGAACCGCTGGAACTGCCCACCGACCGCCGACGCCCGGCACGGCGCAGCGGCAACGGTGCCATGCTCACCTTCCGCGTGCCGGCCAAGACCGCGGACGGCGCCCGCAGGCTCTCCAAGGAGGCCGGCGCGAGCCTGTTCATGACCCTGCTGGCGGTCTTTCAGACGGTGCTGGCGCGCTACAGCGGCCAGGAGGACATCGCGGTGGGCACGCCGATCGCCGGCCGCAACCGGGCCGAGATCGAGAACATGGTCGGCTTCTTCGTGAACACCCTGGTCATGCGCACCGACCTGTCGGGCGACCCGGTGTTCACCGAGCTGTTGGACCGGGTCAAGGACACCGCGCTCGGTGCCTACGACCACCAGGACCTGCCCTTCGAACGCCTCGTGGAGGAACTGGCCCCGCAGCGGGACCTGTCGCGCAATCCACTGTTCCAGGCGATGTTCGTCCTCCAGAACACCCCCGACAGCCAGTGCTGGGAACTGCCGGGCCTGACCGTGCGGCAGCTCGGCGTGTCCGCCCAGGACTCCAAGTTCGACTTCACCTTCTACGCCACCGAGGCCGCCGACGGCGCCCTGGACGGCACCATCGTGTACTCCACCGACCTGTTCGACGAAGCCACGATGGTGCGGCTCGCCGGGCACTTCGAGACGCTGCTGGCCGCCGCCTGCGCCGCCCCGGACGCCCGGCTGTCCGAACTTCCGATGCTGACCGCCGCCGAGCGCCGGACGATCCTCGGCGAGTGGAACGGGGCCGACACCGACGCGCCGGACACGGTGACCGTGACCCGGCTGATCGAGGAACAGGCCGCTCGCCGCCCCGACGCGCCGGCCGTGACCTGCGGCCCCGACCGACTGACCTACCGTCAACTCGATGAGCGGGCCGAGTGGATCGCCGACCGGCTGCGCGAGCGCGGCGCCGGACCGGGCACTCTGGTCGCGGTCTGCCTGGACCGCGGTACGGACATGGTGTGCACCCTGCTCGGCATCCACAAGTCGGGGGCGGCATACGTGCCGCTGGATCCGGCGTACCCCACGGACCGGCTCGCCCACATGGTCGAGGACAGCGGCACCCCACTGATCGTCACCCAGTCCGCGCACACCGGCCGCCTGCCCGACCGCACACCGACGCTGCTGCTGGACGGGCACCGGACGGAGCGGGCGCACACCGCCTCCGCCGCTCCGGTGGCGCAGGCCGGCCCGGACGACGTGGCCTACGTGATCTACACCAGCGGTTCCACCGGCCGCCCCAAGGGCGTGCAGATCACCCACGGCGCGCTGCGCGCGCGGATGCGGGAGACCCGCCGTGAGCTGGGACTCACGTCCGAGGACCGGGTCCTGCAGTTCGCCTCGATCGCGTTCGACTCGTCGGTCGGCCAGATGTTCGCCCCGCTCGTCTCCGGAGCCGCTCTGGTGCTGCGCGACGACACCTGGGACCCGGGTCGGCTGGCGGCGGCGCTGCGCGAGCACCGCGTCACGGTGGCATGGCTCACCCCGTCGGCGTTCGGGGCGCTGGCCGCCGACCTGGACGGGCCGGACGCGCTGGGCCCGCAGCTGCGACTGGTCCGGCTCGGCGGCGAGGCGCTCCAGCGGGAACAGGTCCGGCAGTGGTTCCGGCACTGCTCGGTGCCCCTGGTCAACGGCTACGGTCCCACGGAGGCCGCCCAGGAGGCGACGACCGCCAGGATCGACGGCCCCGTCGACCGGGTGCCGATCGGCCGGCCGGTCGCCAACGCGAAGGTGTTCGTGGTCGACCGCCACGGCCGGCCGGTGCCGGTGGGCGTGCCGGGCGAGATGTGGATCGGCTGCCCCGGACTGGCCCGTGGCTATCTGAACCGGCCCGAGCTGACCGACGAGAAGTTCACCGTCGTGGACGTGGACGGCACACCGCGGCGCGTCTACCGCACCGGTGACCTCGCCCGGTGGCTGCCGGACGGGCGGCTGGAGTTCGTGGGCCGCTCCGACAACCAGGTCAAGCTGCGCGGCTACCGCATCGAACCGGGCGAGATCGAGACGGCACTGCTCACCCACCCCACGATCACCGGCGCCACCGTCGTGCTGCGCGAGGACGTCCCCGGGGTGCAGAGACTGGTGGCGTACGTGGTGCCCGTGGGCCCCCTCGACGCGAGCGCGCTGCGCACCCACCTCCAGCGCGACCTGCCGGACTACATGGTGCCCACGGCGTTCGTGCCGCTGGAACGCATCCCGCTCACCCCGAACGGCAAGACCGACCGCCGGGCACTTCCCGCGCCCGCCTCCGACCGGTCCGGACTGGACGCCGCGTACACCGAGCCGCGCACGGACACCGAACGCACGGTGACCGAGGTGTGGTCCGAGGTGCTGGGCGTCGACCGGATCGGCGTGCACGACGACTTCTTCGCACTGGGCGGGCATTCCCTGCTGGCCACCCAGGTCGTCTCGCGGCTGCGCCGACGGCTGGGTGCCGATGTGCCGGTGCGCATGCTGTTCGGCGCGCCGACCCCGGCGCTGCTGGCCGCGGCCGTGACGGAGCTGGACGGCACCGAGGCCGACCGCATCCCGGCGGCACCGCGCCACGGCACCCCGCCACCACTCAGCTTCGCGCAGCAACGGCTCTGGTTCCTGGACCAGTTGGAGCCGGGCCGGGCCGAATACCTGCTGCCCTTCGCCTTCCGCATCCACGGCCCCCTGGACACCGACGCCCTGAACGCCGCGTTCACCGCGGTGGTGGCGCGCCACGAGATCCTGCGCACCCGGTTCGGCACGGACCCGACGGGCTCCCCGGAGCAGCTGATCGACCCGGCACGGCCGGTGCGGATGCTGGTACGGGACCTGCGCCGGACGGGTGACCCGGCCGCCCGCGAGGACGCCCTGGCGGAGGTGCTGCGCGAGGACGGACTGCGCCCGGTCGACCTCGGCACCGGACCGATGCTGCGCGCGCTGCTGGTGCGGCTGGCCGACGAGGAGCACGTCCTGGCGGTCACCGTGCACCACATCGCCTTCGACGGCTGGTCGGTGGGCGTGCTGGTGCGCGAGCTGTCCGCACGGTACGCGGAAGCCCTCTCGGGCCACGCCGGAACGCCCGGACCGGATCCGCTGCCCGTGCAGTACGCCGACTACGCGGTGTGGCAGCGCGGCTGGCTGTCCGGCGCACCGCTGGAACGGCAACTGAGCTACTGGCGCGATCAGTTGGACGGACTGGAGCCGCTGGAACTGCCGACCGACCACGCCCGGCCGACGGAGCGCGGCGGTCGGGGCGAGGTGGTCCGGTTCTCGGTGCCCGCCGAGGTCGCCGCCCGTGCCCGCGCCGTGTCCGCCGAGAGCGGCGCGAGCCTGTTCATGACCCTGCTGGCCACCTTCCAACTGCTGCTGGCCCGCTACAGCGGGCAGCGGGACATCGGGGTCGGCAGCCCGGTCGCCGGCCGCAACCGGGCCGAGACGGAGGAGCTGATCGGCTTCTTCGTGAACACCCTGGTCCTGCGCACCGACCTGTCCGGCGACCCGGCGTTCACCGAGTTGCTGGACCGGGTCAAGGACACCGCGCTCGGTGCCTACGACCACCAGGACCTGCCCTTCGAACGCCTCGTGGAGGAACTCGCCCCCGACCGCGACCTGTCCCGCAACCCCCTGTTCCAGACCATGTTCGCGCTGCAGAACACCCCGGGCGCGGACGCCTGGAACCTGCCGGGCCTGACCGCGGAACCCGTCGAGTCCCCGGTCCGGGACGCCAAGTTCGACCTGTCGATGTACCTCGCGGAGGCGGCGGACGGCACCCTGGAAGGCGCCGTGGTCTACGCGGACGACCTCTTCACCGAGGACACCGCGCGCCGCCTGGCCGGCCACTTCACCAACCTGCTGGCCGCGGCCACGATCCGCCCGCACAGCGCACTGTCCGAGCTGGAGATGCTGGACGCGGGGGAGCGGCACCGTGTCCTCACCGAGTGGAACGACACCGCCTCGCCCGTTCCGGCAACCACCCTGCACCAGTTGTTCGAGCAGCGGGCGGCACAGGACCCGGACGCGGTCGCGGTCGTCTGCGGCACGGAAAGCCTGACGTACCGACAGCTCGATGAGCGGGCCAACCGGCTGGCCCACCGACTGCGCGCCGTGCCGGGCATCGGCCCCGACGTACCCGTGGGCGTCTGCCTGGAACGCTCACCCGCCATGGTGTGGACGCTGCTCGGCATCCTGAAGGCCGGTGCCGCGTACGTCCCGCTCGACCCGGAACACCCGGAGGAACGGCTGGCGTACCTGGTGACGGACTCCGGCGCCCCGCTGATCGTCACCGACCTCGCGCACGCCGCCCTGCTGCCGGCCGGCCCGGAACTCCTGACCGTGGACCGCCCCACCGACCTGCCGGACACCCTGCCCACGGACGCCCCGGAACCCGTCGCGGACCCCGGCGACCTGTGCTACCTGATCTACACCAGCGGCTCCACGGGCCGCCCGAAGGGCGTCCGCATCGAACACCGCGGAGTGGTCAACTACCTGGCCGGCATGCAGCACGCGTTCCCGATCGCCCCGGGCGAGGGCTTCCTCCAGGCCACACCCCTGTCCTTCGACGTATCGGCGTACGAGATCTTCTGGCCCCTGTGGCAGGGTGCAACGGTCGTACTGGTGCCGGGCTCGGACCGGCTCGACATGACCGAGGTGTCCCGCCTGATGCGCGCCCACCGCGTGGTCGGCCTGCACTTCGTGCCGAGCTTGCTGGACATGTTCGTCTCCGGGGCCCGCCCCGAGGACTGCGCGCACCTGCGGTACGCCTTCGCCAGCGGCGAGCCGCTCCAGCCGACGCTGGTGAGCCGGTTCACCGAGAAACTCCCCGGCGACCTCATCAACCTGTACGGCGCCACCGAGGTCTCGGTCGACACGACGTACTGGCGGGCCTCGCGCACCGACCCCACCGGACCGGTCCTCGCGGGCCGCCCCATGGTCAACCAGACCGTGTACGTCCTGGACCCCGACCGCCGCCCCGTACCCGCGGGGGTGCTGGGCGAGGTGTACCTCGGCGGCGACAGCGTCGGGCGCGGTTACCACCAGCGGCCCGACCTCACCGCCGAGCGGTTCGTCACCGACCCGTTCCGCGGCGGCCGGATGTACCGCACGGGCGATCTCGGCCGGTTCACCGCCGACGGTGAACTGGACCTGCTGGGACGGATCGACCGCCAGGTCAAACTGCGCGGCGTCCGGGTCGAACTCGGCGAGATCGAGGCGACGCTGCTCACCCACGACACGGTCGGGGTCTGCGCGGTGGTGGTCCGGGAGGACACCCCCGGCGACAAGCGGCTGGTCGCCTACTGCGTGCCCGCCCCCGGCACCACGGCGGACATCGGCGCGTTGCGCGAATGGGCAGCCGAACGCCTGCCGCGCGCCATGATGCCGTCCACGTTCGCGATCCTGCCGGAACTGCCCCTCAACCGGAACGGCAAGGTCGACCACGCGGCACTGCCGGCCCCCGGCAACGACGGCGACAGCACGGCCGGATACACCGCACCACGGGACGAGATCGAGGCGGAGATCGCCGGGATCATGGCCGCCGTGCTCGGCGTCGAACGCGTAGGAATCCACGAGGGGTTCTTCGAAGCCGGCGGGCACTCCCTGCTCGCCCTCCAACTCGTCAACCAGGTCGAGTCGGTGACCGGAGTACGCATCGGCCTGCGACGCCTTTTCCAGTCGCCGACCGTCATCGGCATCAAGCAACAGCTCGTCGAATTGTTCGACGCGCAGGAACAGCTTTCCTGA
- a CDS encoding MFS transporter, which produces MTSRHAAAQQAADSGTRTPSPGAAPDAPDAAPDTPDTPDTPDAPDTPDAQGVPDASGASADEPRVLRGLVGMLSANAASLSANRVLSIALPWFVLTTTGSVGKTGLVAFCQIVPYVVAQALAGPIIDRVGPKRISVAGDLASTVATAAAPLLYLTGNLSFGLLLGLLAVVGAADGPANGAKGLFVPAATRAARVPLERGTGLSTAVERTATTVGPAIAGVVVASFGSLYALWITAFLFGVSALIISTTLSDPVPEPHEMPVEDAEGYFSRLRQGAVFLRDAKLLRSIVCMLAVTNLLDQAFMSVLLPVWAKETGHGAGAIGLVVSVFAATSIIAALVAAGVADRLPRRTVYLIGLTLGGVPRFVAMATGAPLWVVLAVLAVGGLGSGFVNPIVGAVTYELIPTPLLGRVKTMAQAVTWAGIPFGGLLGAGLVTVAGTSGALWIVGGIYLVAIGVPALNREWSGMSKRTVPDPGPAGTEDGKESVTGTAPVPGEAVAKEAV; this is translated from the coding sequence ATGACTTCTCGGCACGCGGCCGCCCAGCAGGCGGCGGACAGTGGCACACGCACACCCTCCCCGGGCGCCGCCCCGGACGCCCCGGACGCCGCCCCGGACACCCCGGACACCCCGGACACCCCGGACGCTCCGGACACCCCGGACGCCCAGGGTGTTCCGGACGCCTCGGGTGCTTCGGCCGACGAACCCCGGGTCCTGCGCGGACTGGTCGGCATGCTGTCGGCCAACGCGGCGTCCCTGTCGGCCAACCGGGTGCTCTCGATCGCCCTGCCCTGGTTCGTCCTGACGACGACCGGCAGCGTCGGCAAGACGGGCCTGGTCGCTTTCTGCCAGATAGTCCCCTACGTGGTGGCCCAGGCGCTGGCGGGGCCGATCATCGACCGGGTCGGCCCCAAGCGCATCAGCGTGGCCGGTGACCTGGCCTCCACCGTCGCCACGGCCGCCGCCCCGTTGCTCTATTTAACGGGCAACCTGTCCTTCGGCCTGCTGCTGGGGTTGTTGGCCGTGGTCGGTGCGGCGGACGGCCCGGCCAACGGGGCCAAGGGGCTCTTCGTGCCCGCGGCCACCCGTGCGGCCCGGGTCCCGCTGGAACGGGGGACCGGTCTGTCGACGGCGGTCGAACGGACCGCGACGACCGTCGGCCCGGCCATCGCCGGGGTGGTCGTCGCCTCCTTCGGCAGCCTCTACGCCCTGTGGATCACGGCCTTCCTGTTCGGTGTGTCGGCGCTGATCATCTCCACCACCCTCAGTGATCCGGTGCCCGAGCCGCACGAGATGCCGGTCGAGGACGCCGAGGGCTATTTCTCGCGGCTGCGTCAGGGCGCCGTGTTCCTGCGCGACGCCAAACTGCTGCGGTCCATCGTCTGCATGCTCGCCGTGACCAACCTGCTCGACCAGGCGTTCATGTCCGTGCTGCTGCCGGTCTGGGCGAAGGAGACGGGCCACGGTGCGGGAGCCATCGGCCTGGTGGTCAGCGTCTTCGCCGCGACGTCGATCATCGCCGCGCTCGTGGCCGCAGGGGTGGCCGACCGGCTGCCCCGGCGTACCGTCTATCTGATCGGCCTGACCCTGGGCGGCGTCCCGCGCTTCGTGGCCATGGCCACGGGGGCGCCCCTGTGGGTGGTGCTGGCGGTGCTGGCCGTGGGTGGTCTGGGCTCGGGCTTCGTCAATCCGATCGTGGGGGCAGTGACGTACGAACTGATCCCCACTCCGCTGCTGGGACGGGTCAAGACGATGGCCCAGGCCGTCACCTGGGCGGGCATCCCCTTCGGCGGGCTGCTGGGCGCGGGACTGGTGACGGTGGCGGGCACCTCGGGCGCGCTGTGGATCGTGGGCGGGATCTACCTCGTCGCCATCGGTGTGCCGGCCCTGAACCGGGAGTGGTCGGGCATGAGCAAGCGGACGGTGCCCGACCCGGGCCCCGCCGGCACCGAGGACGGGAAGGAGAGCGTGACCGGTACGGCTCCGGTTCCCGGGGAAGCGGTGGCCAAGGAAGCCGTGTGA
- a CDS encoding condensation domain-containing protein, translating to MGENSVEARLLSRMRRRAEAARIVRTDREAGPLPLSFAQQRLWFLDRLTPDSAEYLVPTVLRVHGALDVPALGTALSGLVARHEVLRTAFRADDNGTPWQVIGPPRPVEVTVHDLRTETDAETRAGEVLRTEAIRPFDLEAGQLLRADAVRIADDDHFLLLTVHHIASDGWSSGILARELRELYAAAVAGRAASLPELSIQYADFAAWQREQLDGEFLERQLAYWRERLTGVPALELPTDHSRPAEREGAEGDTVYFSVPSEVTEALRATARGQGASLFMALLSLFQIVLARYCRQDDIAVGTPIAGRNRAETEGLIGFFVNTLVLRTDLSGDPAFTELLDRVKETALGAYDHQDLPFERLVEELAPDRDLSRNPLFQTMFVLQAPGSAEDQAWELAGTRTEPVEIERGVAKFDLTLTAVESAEGLRAVLEYRTDLFERASVERLAGHFVTLAGSVAAAPGARLSELNMLTVGELREVLVEWNGVAGGYPETATVHRLVEERVAAGPGAVAVVQGERCWSFGELNARANRLAHHLRGRGISPDMLVGVCLERSPELIATLLGILKAGAAFVPLDPEYPADRITYMVRDAKAPLVITSTGLAGRLPDGIERILVDGQWPEGPVTDPGPVGSPDDLAYVIYTSGSTGRPKGVALEHRGVVNYLHWCDRNYPAGAPGGVGSVLYSSVTFDLTITALFLPLIQGRRLVIPVTDGERTAFDAAIDLVCTNTPIGFLKATPSHLEVLAAHLETRGARHHITTIVAGGENLAPQLVARLLAASSTKTTISNEYGATEGSVANVMSLTTAPDPHGGTTTLGRAITNTTAYIVDHHNQPAPIGVPGHALLGGICLARHYHDRPDLTAQRFTPNPSPRPGPTRVSTTPATWSNGGPTARWSSSAGSTTRSNSAATASSSARSRPP from the coding sequence ATGGGCGAGAACTCGGTGGAGGCACGGCTGCTGTCCCGCATGCGGCGGCGTGCGGAAGCGGCTCGGATCGTACGGACCGACCGGGAGGCCGGACCACTGCCGCTGTCGTTCGCACAGCAGCGGCTCTGGTTCCTGGACCGGCTGACGCCGGACAGCGCGGAATACCTGGTGCCGACGGTGCTGCGAGTGCACGGCGCGCTGGACGTCCCCGCGCTCGGCACGGCACTGTCAGGCCTGGTGGCCCGGCACGAGGTGCTGCGGACGGCATTCCGGGCGGACGACAACGGCACACCGTGGCAGGTCATCGGCCCACCCCGGCCGGTGGAAGTCACGGTCCACGACCTGCGGACCGAGACGGACGCGGAGACCCGCGCGGGCGAGGTGCTGCGCACCGAGGCGATACGGCCGTTCGACCTGGAGGCCGGGCAGCTTCTGCGGGCCGACGCGGTGAGGATCGCGGACGACGACCACTTCCTGCTGCTGACGGTGCACCACATCGCTTCGGACGGTTGGTCCTCCGGGATTCTGGCCCGTGAGTTGCGTGAGTTGTATGCGGCTGCGGTGGCCGGGCGTGCGGCGTCGCTTCCCGAACTGTCCATCCAGTACGCGGATTTCGCCGCCTGGCAGCGGGAGCAGCTGGACGGGGAGTTCCTGGAGCGGCAGCTGGCGTACTGGCGCGAACGTCTCACGGGGGTTCCGGCCCTGGAGCTGCCGACCGACCACAGCCGGCCGGCCGAGCGGGAGGGCGCCGAGGGCGACACCGTGTACTTCTCGGTGCCGTCGGAGGTGACGGAGGCGCTGCGGGCGACGGCGCGAGGGCAGGGCGCGAGCCTGTTCATGGCGTTGCTGTCCCTGTTCCAGATCGTTCTGGCCCGTTACTGCCGCCAGGACGACATCGCGGTCGGCACCCCGATCGCCGGCCGCAACCGCGCCGAGACGGAGGGCCTGATCGGCTTCTTCGTGAACACCCTGGTCCTGCGCACCGACCTGTCCGGCGACCCGGCGTTCACCGAGTTGCTGGACCGGGTCAAGGAAACCGCGCTCGGTGCCTACGACCACCAGGACCTGCCCTTCGAACGCCTCGTGGAGGAACTCGCCCCTGACCGCGACCTCTCCCGCAACCCCCTGTTCCAGACCATGTTCGTCCTCCAGGCGCCCGGCAGCGCCGAGGACCAGGCATGGGAGCTGGCGGGCACACGGACCGAGCCGGTCGAGATCGAACGGGGAGTCGCCAAGTTCGACCTGACGCTCACGGCGGTCGAGTCGGCGGAAGGACTGCGCGCTGTCCTGGAGTATCGGACGGATTTGTTCGAGCGGGCGTCGGTGGAGCGGTTGGCGGGGCATTTCGTGACGTTGGCGGGGTCGGTTGCGGCTGCGCCGGGGGCGCGGTTGTCGGAGCTGAACATGTTGACGGTGGGGGAGCTGCGGGAGGTGTTGGTGGAGTGGAATGGTGTGGCCGGTGGGTATCCGGAGACGGCGACGGTTCACCGGCTGGTGGAGGAGCGGGTGGCGGCGGGGCCGGGTGCGGTGGCGGTGGTGCAGGGGGAGCGGTGCTGGAGTTTTGGTGAGCTCAACGCGCGGGCGAACCGGCTGGCCCATCATCTGCGCGGGAGGGGCATTTCCCCGGACATGTTGGTGGGGGTGTGTCTGGAGCGTTCGCCGGAGCTGATCGCCACGCTGCTGGGCATCCTGAAGGCGGGGGCGGCGTTCGTTCCGCTGGACCCGGAGTACCCGGCCGACCGGATCACCTACATGGTGCGGGACGCGAAGGCCCCGCTGGTCATCACGAGCACGGGGCTGGCGGGCCGGCTGCCCGACGGGATCGAGCGCATCCTGGTCGACGGGCAGTGGCCGGAGGGTCCGGTGACGGATCCGGGGCCGGTGGGGTCGCCGGACGATCTGGCGTATGTGATCTACACGTCGGGTTCGACGGGCCGGCCGAAGGGGGTGGCCCTGGAGCACCGGGGGGTGGTGAACTATCTGCACTGGTGCGACCGGAACTACCCGGCCGGTGCTCCGGGCGGGGTGGGGTCGGTGCTGTATTCGTCGGTGACGTTCGACCTGACGATCACGGCCCTGTTCCTGCCCCTGATCCAGGGCCGGCGGCTGGTGATCCCGGTGACGGACGGGGAGCGGACGGCGTTCGACGCGGCGATCGACCTGGTCTGCACCAACACCCCGATCGGTTTCCTCAAGGCCACTCCCTCGCATCTGGAGGTGCTGGCCGCGCATCTGGAGACCCGCGGGGCGCGGCATCACATCACCACGATCGTGGCCGGCGGGGAGAACCTGGCCCCGCAGCTGGTGGCCCGGCTGCTGGCCGCCAGCAGCACGAAGACGACGATCAGCAACGAGTACGGCGCGACCGAGGGCTCGGTGGCCAACGTGATGAGCCTGACCACCGCACCCGACCCGCACGGGGGCACCACCACCCTGGGCCGGGCGATCACGAACACCACCGCCTACATCGTCGACCACCACAACCAGCCCGCCCCCATAGGTGTCCCCGGCCACGCCCTGCTCGGCGGGATCTGCCTGGCCCGCCACTACCACGACCGCCCCGACCTCACCGCGCAGCGCTTCACCCCCAACCCCTCGCCCCGCCCCGGCCCGACCCGCGTGTCTACCACACCGGCGACCTGGTCAAATGGCGGCCCGACGGCACGATGGAGTTCATCGGCCGGATCGACAACCAGGTCAAACTCCGCGGCTACCGCATCGAGCTCGGCGAGATCGAGGCCGCCCTGA